In a genomic window of Streptomyces sp. NBC_01231:
- a CDS encoding carbohydrate ABC transporter permease, which produces MTTAAVAKRRRLMPRWRDYGRPRELIVRYLLLFLVLGITVGPLVWQLLASLKSTGEDVFGANASLLPQHPTLRAYRTVFDQVPVATYIRNSLIVVVLSVTSQLVFSTTAGYMLSKPGWKGRKAVWVVLVASMMFPFESIMVSLFLSIRDLGLVDSLAGVWLPGFVGAINVLLMRGAFLAVPREIEDSGMLDGANEWQRFRHLYLPSAWGAILVVVINTFISAWDDFLWPLIVLRSENHMTLTLGLSRLQSSSFGYDQRMVMAGSVISVIPVLVLFVITQRWFYKGVSSGAVKL; this is translated from the coding sequence ATGACGACCGCCGCTGTGGCCAAGCGCCGCCGCCTGATGCCCCGTTGGCGGGACTACGGCCGCCCGCGCGAACTGATCGTCCGTTACCTGCTGTTGTTCCTCGTGCTCGGCATCACCGTCGGGCCACTGGTCTGGCAGTTGCTGGCCTCGCTGAAGAGCACCGGCGAGGACGTCTTCGGGGCGAACGCCTCCCTGCTGCCGCAGCACCCGACCCTGCGGGCCTACCGGACGGTCTTCGACCAGGTGCCGGTGGCCACGTACATCAGGAACAGCCTGATCGTGGTCGTTCTGTCGGTCACCAGCCAGCTGGTGTTCTCCACCACGGCCGGCTACATGCTCTCCAAGCCCGGCTGGAAGGGCCGCAAGGCGGTCTGGGTCGTGCTGGTCGCCTCGATGATGTTCCCCTTCGAGTCGATCATGGTGTCGCTGTTCCTGAGCATCCGCGACCTGGGGCTGGTCGACAGCCTGGCGGGCGTGTGGCTACCCGGGTTCGTCGGGGCCATCAACGTCCTGCTGATGCGCGGCGCGTTCCTGGCAGTGCCGCGCGAGATCGAGGACTCGGGCATGCTCGACGGCGCGAACGAGTGGCAGCGCTTCCGGCACCTGTACCTGCCGTCCGCGTGGGGCGCGATCCTGGTGGTCGTCATCAACACCTTCATCAGCGCCTGGGACGACTTCCTCTGGCCGCTGATCGTGCTGCGCTCGGAGAACCACATGACGCTCACGCTGGGCCTGTCCCGGTTGCAGAGCTCGTCGTTCGGCTACGACCAGCGGATGGTCATGGCCGGGTCGGTGATCTCCGTGATCCCGGTGCTGGTGCTGTTCGTGATCACACAGCGGTGGTTCTACAAGGGTGTCTCGTCGGGGGCCGTCAAACTCTGA
- a CDS encoding sugar ABC transporter permease, with product MTAQITNPVSVPGAEATASVPGPAPSRIRRPSRAVLPGPAPGANGAAMYRRWWLPWLWTAPAIGCAVVFGVFPFLNTLLLSFTNAKPLGGAANFVGLDNYTRMLDDSDFWLATRNSILYALIVVPLMVLLPLLLAVLVEKNLPGIGFFRSAFYTPVLASSVVVGLSWQWLLADDGLVNTWLEKAHLIRDAIPFLSDSWLILLSAMGLTLWKGLGWYMIFYLAALGNVPRELHEAASMDGAGAARRFWHITVPGVRQAMMLVGTLTGIGSLRVFTEIYMLGSSTGGPGGADRTLPFYIRDVGLDPLTGNAGYGSAVSVALFLLTLGLTLVAQRLTKEDDA from the coding sequence GTGACGGCGCAGATCACGAACCCGGTGTCCGTGCCCGGTGCGGAGGCCACGGCCTCCGTGCCGGGCCCGGCCCCGTCCCGCATACGACGACCCTCCCGGGCGGTGCTGCCCGGCCCCGCTCCCGGTGCCAACGGAGCGGCGATGTACCGCCGTTGGTGGCTGCCCTGGCTGTGGACCGCTCCCGCGATCGGCTGCGCGGTGGTCTTCGGGGTGTTCCCCTTCCTCAACACGCTCCTGCTGTCGTTCACCAACGCCAAGCCGCTCGGCGGCGCCGCGAACTTCGTCGGTCTCGACAACTACACGCGGATGCTGGACGACTCCGACTTCTGGCTGGCGACCCGCAACAGCATCCTGTACGCGCTGATCGTCGTACCGCTGATGGTGCTGCTGCCGCTGCTGCTTGCCGTCCTGGTGGAGAAGAACCTGCCCGGCATCGGGTTCTTCCGGTCGGCCTTCTACACGCCGGTGCTCGCCTCGAGCGTGGTCGTGGGTCTGAGCTGGCAGTGGCTGCTGGCCGACGACGGGCTGGTCAACACCTGGCTGGAGAAGGCCCATCTGATCAGGGACGCCATCCCGTTCCTGTCCGACTCCTGGCTGATCCTGCTGTCCGCGATGGGCCTGACGCTGTGGAAGGGCCTGGGCTGGTACATGATCTTCTACCTGGCCGCGCTCGGAAACGTGCCCAGGGAACTGCACGAGGCGGCGTCCATGGACGGCGCCGGTGCGGCCCGCCGCTTCTGGCACATCACGGTCCCCGGCGTGCGGCAGGCCATGATGCTCGTCGGCACGCTCACCGGCATCGGCTCGCTGCGGGTGTTCACGGAGATCTACATGCTCGGCAGCTCCACCGGCGGCCCCGGCGGCGCCGACCGCACCCTGCCCTTCTACATCCGGGACGTCGGCCTGGACCCCCTCACCGGCAACGCCGGTTACGGCTCGGCGGTCAGCGTGGCCCTGTTCCTGCTGACGCTCGGGCTGACCCTGGTGGCGCAGCGCCTGACGAAAGAGGACGACGCATGA
- a CDS encoding extracellular solute-binding protein codes for MRARRLTRTLTCIAALSLAAAGCGLSGGSDSGDSTAGGCKVDKGNVGSGKLTGDVKGQITFQTTNLKKDFGDFFNGVIKDFEKAHPDAKVKWIDDPGDNTFTQRTVADAQACTLPDVLNLNAETATSLTKAGYLLNLGVKDPDSAKPFVPAFWKSSTFKDASGTSAHTVFPWYTGGILLTYNTDLLKKAGVDPAKPPTTLFGLFADYEKVAKSAKGEYYATMANPIWRIPADFDQMNIKTLSADGKSAVFANDPRTTQWVAWMAKLYKEGAMPKDSLSSSNDPSTLYSQGKVAYGSTNPSFVRFVKQNSPSVYDKTGVGQQPYDQLGHVTAAPQYIGVASTSKHAAAALAFGEFLTNAENQTAWCKDPNVVIFPTTTTSLNDPFFQNVTGSDPFSEARKLVAEQLKTTTAYQTNLSPAVQNAIVSQVQLAMQGKKSPEQAVKDAQEKANELLKQAG; via the coding sequence ATGCGCGCAAGAAGACTGACCCGCACCCTGACCTGTATCGCCGCCCTGTCCCTGGCCGCCGCCGGATGCGGCCTGTCCGGCGGTTCGGACAGCGGTGACTCCACCGCCGGCGGCTGCAAGGTCGACAAGGGCAACGTCGGGTCGGGGAAGCTCACCGGCGACGTCAAGGGCCAGATCACCTTCCAGACGACCAACCTGAAGAAAGACTTCGGGGACTTCTTCAACGGAGTGATCAAGGACTTCGAGAAGGCCCACCCCGACGCCAAGGTCAAGTGGATCGACGACCCCGGCGACAACACGTTCACCCAGCGCACCGTCGCCGACGCCCAGGCCTGCACCCTGCCGGACGTCCTCAACCTCAACGCCGAGACGGCGACCAGCCTCACCAAGGCGGGCTACCTGCTCAACCTGGGCGTCAAGGACCCCGACTCGGCCAAGCCGTTCGTCCCGGCGTTCTGGAAGTCCAGCACCTTCAAGGACGCCTCGGGCACCTCGGCGCACACCGTCTTCCCCTGGTACACCGGCGGCATCCTGCTGACGTACAACACCGATCTGCTGAAGAAGGCCGGTGTCGACCCCGCGAAGCCGCCGACGACCCTGTTCGGGCTGTTCGCCGACTACGAGAAGGTCGCCAAGTCGGCCAAGGGCGAGTACTACGCGACGATGGCCAATCCGATCTGGCGGATACCGGCCGACTTCGACCAGATGAACATCAAGACGCTCTCCGCCGACGGCAAGTCCGCGGTGTTCGCGAACGATCCGCGGACCACCCAGTGGGTCGCCTGGATGGCGAAGCTCTACAAGGAGGGCGCCATGCCGAAGGACTCGCTGTCCTCCAGCAACGACCCCTCCACCCTGTACAGCCAGGGCAAGGTCGCCTACGGCTCGACGAACCCGAGCTTCGTGCGCTTCGTGAAGCAGAACAGCCCGTCGGTCTACGACAAGACCGGCGTCGGTCAGCAGCCCTACGACCAGCTCGGCCACGTCACCGCCGCCCCGCAGTACATCGGGGTCGCCTCGACCAGCAAGCACGCCGCCGCCGCCCTCGCCTTCGGCGAGTTCCTCACCAACGCCGAGAACCAGACGGCCTGGTGCAAGGACCCGAACGTGGTGATCTTCCCGACGACCACGACCTCGCTGAACGACCCGTTCTTCCAGAACGTGACCGGCAGCGACCCGTTCTCCGAGGCCCGCAAGCTCGTCGCCGAGCAGCTGAAGACGACCACGGCCTATCAGACCAACCTCTCCCCGGCCGTGCAGAACGCCATCGTCTCCCAGGTGCAGCTGGCGATGCAGGGCAAGAAGAGCCCCGAACAGGCCGTGAAGGACGCCCAGGAGAAGGCCAACGAGCTGCTGAAGCAGGCAGGCTGA
- a CDS encoding peptidyl-prolyl cis-trans isomerase, which yields MSPPTGYAAVVDGAAISGDRVDALLRAVPPRDRETRPEALARAERQRRRWATQVVVTDELARRACADRGLAPPAEVSPEVLAVAEADVADLGSIVAAALAHSPAARLLLAELEAGQDVPEAAVRDYYDRNRDRFLTPEALRRGVDPFGGESEGDFLPYQEVREGVVGELRRAAGRRAFFDWLDRARAGVVYAHGHEHPGDPSHPDHEHRH from the coding sequence ATGAGCCCTCCGACCGGGTACGCCGCCGTGGTGGACGGCGCCGCGATCAGCGGGGACCGCGTGGACGCCCTCCTGCGGGCGGTCCCGCCCCGCGACCGCGAGACCCGTCCCGAGGCCCTCGCCCGTGCCGAACGGCAGCGGCGGCGCTGGGCCACCCAGGTCGTGGTCACCGACGAACTCGCCCGCCGGGCCTGCGCGGACCGGGGGCTCGCACCCCCGGCGGAGGTGTCGCCGGAGGTGCTCGCCGTGGCCGAGGCCGACGTGGCCGACCTGGGCAGCATCGTCGCGGCGGCGCTCGCCCACTCCCCGGCGGCGCGGCTGCTGCTGGCCGAGCTGGAGGCCGGGCAGGACGTGCCCGAAGCGGCGGTACGGGACTACTACGACCGCAACCGGGACCGCTTCCTCACCCCGGAGGCGCTCAGGCGCGGGGTGGACCCCTTCGGCGGGGAGTCCGAGGGGGACTTCCTGCCGTACCAGGAGGTCCGCGAGGGGGTCGTGGGCGAGCTGCGGCGGGCGGCGGGCCGACGGGCCTTCTTCGACTGGCTGGACCGGGCGCGCGCGGGTGTGGTGTACGCGCACGGGCACGAGCACCCGGGCGATCCGTCGCATCCGGACCACGAGCACCGGCACTGA